The following coding sequences are from one Geothrix sp. window:
- a CDS encoding TRCF domain-containing protein: MAYKRISRLREEKDLELYRMDLEDRFGRISEDDPETLRFFELLKVKLRAQHLAVSEVALDKGQLKFRLSPQTPLDPAKLMAWVGRTKGASLSPDGAVRLPVQGTADGPILQAQRVLVEWAGL; the protein is encoded by the coding sequence CTGGCCTACAAGCGCATCTCGCGCCTCCGCGAGGAGAAGGACCTGGAGCTCTACCGCATGGACCTGGAGGACCGCTTCGGTCGCATTTCCGAGGACGATCCCGAGACCCTGCGCTTCTTCGAGCTGCTCAAGGTGAAGCTGCGGGCCCAGCACCTGGCCGTCTCCGAAGTGGCCCTGGACAAGGGCCAGCTGAAGTTTCGCCTCAGCCCCCAAACGCCCCTGGATCCGGCGAAGCTCATGGCCTGGGTGGGCCGCACCAAGGGCGCCAGCCTCAGCCCCGACGGCGCCGTGCGGCTGCCCGTGCAGGGCACCGCCGACGGCCCCATCCTCCAAGCCCAGCGGGTGCTGGTGGAGTGGGCGGGGCTGTAG
- a CDS encoding tetratricopeptide repeat protein, with protein MNRLVPSLLVLLSAPLSAGAPPSTAPQKKAEAPVPEAAKAYDAAYAELQKKAYAEALPLYEKALALAPARAEVWNEYAICLRNLRRLPAAARAGWRAIQLDGGKTMQPWNAQANTFIEAREWKAAEHCLEKVEALRGDAPFVARAWLNLAFRMMVAGESAGIVDHCRRAIRLDPGSSLAWIDLGQALACTGGDPKDMAAAFDKGHALAESQKDVQRADYARQLHTKAKAGESIRPPADPGQAWQLLPEALRTLPTEDASRLPLPAVVEHRYTLPEDGVLALSLPETWTEAFDRARPEHLFAARYGVVDQAGFKAFLFPIKGIGNPLGAWSSAEQTVKRLKDSSAETDLKPQPLASTTVQGWWILSTDKKVVDREPAKGEYRHLLTVLFDAKNLQCVGTVLTNSKAPEVVDPCLAAFGSARKIERAVMKK; from the coding sequence ATGAACCGCCTGGTCCCTTCCCTGCTGGTGCTGCTGAGCGCGCCCCTCTCCGCCGGCGCCCCACCGTCCACAGCCCCCCAGAAGAAGGCCGAGGCCCCGGTCCCCGAAGCGGCCAAGGCCTACGATGCGGCCTATGCCGAGCTGCAGAAGAAGGCCTACGCGGAGGCCCTGCCCCTCTACGAGAAAGCCCTGGCCCTGGCGCCGGCCCGCGCCGAGGTCTGGAACGAGTACGCCATCTGCCTGCGGAATCTGCGGCGGCTTCCCGCGGCCGCCCGGGCCGGCTGGCGGGCCATCCAGCTGGATGGCGGCAAGACCATGCAGCCCTGGAACGCCCAGGCCAACACCTTCATCGAGGCCCGGGAGTGGAAAGCCGCAGAGCATTGTCTTGAAAAGGTGGAGGCCCTCCGCGGGGACGCGCCCTTCGTGGCCAGGGCCTGGCTGAACCTGGCCTTCCGCATGATGGTGGCGGGCGAATCCGCAGGCATCGTGGATCATTGCCGCCGGGCCATCAGGCTGGACCCGGGCAGTTCATTGGCCTGGATCGACCTGGGCCAGGCACTGGCCTGCACGGGTGGCGATCCCAAGGACATGGCCGCCGCCTTCGACAAGGGACATGCCCTCGCCGAGTCGCAGAAGGACGTGCAGCGGGCGGACTACGCCCGGCAACTCCACACCAAGGCGAAGGCGGGCGAATCCATCCGGCCTCCGGCGGATCCAGGCCAGGCCTGGCAGCTCCTCCCCGAGGCCCTGCGCACCCTGCCCACGGAGGACGCCAGCCGCCTGCCCCTGCCCGCCGTGGTGGAGCACCGCTACACCCTCCCCGAGGACGGCGTCCTCGCCCTGTCCCTGCCCGAGACCTGGACCGAGGCCTTCGACCGCGCCCGGCCCGAGCACCTGTTCGCCGCGCGCTATGGCGTGGTGGACCAGGCGGGTTTCAAGGCCTTCCTCTTCCCCATCAAGGGCATCGGCAATCCCCTGGGCGCGTGGTCCAGCGCCGAGCAGACCGTGAAGCGCCTCAAGGACAGCTCCGCCGAGACCGACCTCAAGCCCCAGCCGCTGGCATCCACCACGGTCCAGGGCTGGTGGATCCTCTCCACCGACAAGAAAGTCGTGGACAGGGAGCCCGCCAAGGGCGAGTACCGGCACCTGCTCACCGTGCTCTTCGACGCGAAGAACCTCCAATGCGTCGGCACCGTGCTGACGAACTCCAAGGCACCCGAGGTCGTGGATCCCTGCCTCGCGGCATTCGGGTCGGCCAGGAAGATTGAGCGTGCGGTGATGAAGAAGTAG